One Cohnella candidum genomic region harbors:
- a CDS encoding MFS transporter: MATFFLIIIYMAFISLGLPDSLLGSAWPVMQGQLGASIDTAGAISMAIAGCTIFSSLFSGVVIQRFGTGLVTLVSVALTAGALLGFSHSPSVFWLILCSIPLGLGAGAVDAGLNSYVAAHYKAHHMSWLHCFWGVGATLGPIIMARYIDAGNAWRDGYLAISGIQGALVLLLFLTLPLWRKVHATAGHPVENERVPAQEAGGAESPVKRKGLKWSLMSFLFYCGAEATVGLWGSSYLVHVKDMDAAAAAQWVSLYYAGITVGRFITGFVTFKVSNKTLIRTGQWFAVAGALLVLLPLPAPLLLTGFIMIGLGLAPIFPCMLHETPVRFGQERSQKIMGYQMALAYTGSTLLPPLLGWLAAQTTIGIFPFFVAGYILFMLAASERINAMMASFRKTLQPERVSEKVS; encoded by the coding sequence ATGGCGACTTTTTTTCTCATCATCATTTACATGGCATTCATCAGCTTGGGATTGCCGGACTCCCTGCTCGGCTCCGCATGGCCGGTCATGCAGGGACAGCTCGGCGCATCGATCGATACGGCCGGGGCGATCTCCATGGCCATCGCGGGATGCACGATTTTCTCCAGCTTGTTCAGCGGAGTCGTCATTCAGCGCTTCGGCACCGGTCTCGTGACGCTGGTCAGCGTTGCCTTGACCGCCGGCGCGCTGCTGGGCTTCTCCCATTCCCCTTCCGTCTTCTGGCTGATACTCTGCTCCATTCCGCTCGGCTTGGGTGCCGGCGCGGTCGACGCCGGCCTCAACAGCTACGTGGCGGCCCATTACAAAGCGCACCACATGAGCTGGCTCCACTGTTTTTGGGGCGTCGGCGCCACGCTCGGCCCTATTATCATGGCCCGGTACATCGACGCGGGCAATGCTTGGAGAGACGGATACCTCGCTATTTCGGGGATCCAAGGCGCTTTGGTCCTGCTGTTGTTCCTGACGCTGCCGTTATGGAGAAAGGTACACGCGACAGCCGGTCATCCGGTTGAAAATGAACGGGTTCCCGCCCAGGAAGCGGGTGGAGCGGAAAGCCCCGTCAAGCGGAAAGGGCTGAAATGGTCGCTGATGTCTTTCCTGTTCTACTGCGGGGCGGAAGCGACGGTCGGCTTGTGGGGCAGCAGTTACCTCGTTCATGTCAAGGATATGGATGCTGCCGCCGCTGCCCAGTGGGTTTCGCTGTATTACGCGGGGATCACGGTCGGCCGCTTCATCACCGGCTTTGTCACTTTTAAGGTCAGTAACAAGACGCTGATCCGGACGGGACAATGGTTCGCGGTGGCCGGGGCTTTGCTCGTCCTGCTGCCGCTGCCCGCTCCGTTGCTGTTGACCGGCTTCATCATGATCGGTCTCGGACTGGCACCGATTTTCCCTTGCATGCTGCATGAAACGCCGGTACGGTTCGGGCAGGAACGGTCCCAGAAAATCATGGGTTACCAAATGGCTCTCGCCTACACGGGAAGCACGCTGCTGCCTCCGCTTTTGGGCTGGCTGGCGGCGCAGACGACGATCGGTATCTTTCCGTTTTTCGTTGCCGGATATATTTTGTTCATGCTTGCCGCTTCCGAGCGAATCAACGCGATGATGGCAAGCTTCAGGAAAACGCTCCAACCGGAACGGGTTTCCGAGAAGGTTTCTTAA
- a CDS encoding cell wall hydrolase, which yields MLTRIAATTLGLFLVAGTGAALASEDHALSIEGVKTELTQDLMNVGGWSYVPVREFADKMGWQLDYDADTDEVTVSNGLGDSLTFKVGSKKIEYNGGAYELPSAVKSQDGSAYFPLRTLAEAMNARVGWQKEEELALIQTEQPYVVVAGDTYWTIAEANDTTADALKLRNGATGDGLTVGQELKVVVPEFLEPKPVKAAAADETDEINAADLALLAKLVQVEAGNEPYEGKLAVANVVLNRVHSSSFPNTVKGVIYAPHQFPPAGNGLLAKATASKDSIKAAKAALSGENNVPGAVYFFNAKLEPNKLKMVTVVKKIGSHVFAK from the coding sequence TTGCTAACTAGAATTGCGGCAACGACCCTTGGATTATTCCTGGTGGCCGGCACGGGAGCGGCGTTAGCGAGCGAGGATCATGCATTATCCATTGAAGGCGTAAAGACGGAATTGACCCAGGATTTGATGAACGTAGGAGGTTGGTCTTACGTTCCCGTCCGGGAGTTCGCGGATAAGATGGGCTGGCAGCTCGACTATGACGCGGATACGGACGAAGTGACCGTTTCGAACGGTTTAGGAGACTCGCTGACTTTCAAAGTCGGATCCAAGAAGATCGAGTATAACGGAGGCGCGTACGAGCTGCCGAGCGCGGTGAAGTCCCAAGACGGAAGCGCCTATTTCCCGCTCCGTACGTTGGCCGAAGCGATGAACGCGAGAGTCGGCTGGCAGAAGGAAGAGGAATTGGCGCTCATCCAAACCGAGCAGCCTTACGTCGTCGTCGCGGGGGATACGTACTGGACCATCGCTGAAGCGAACGATACGACCGCAGACGCATTGAAGCTGCGCAATGGCGCGACGGGAGACGGCTTGACCGTGGGCCAGGAACTGAAGGTTGTCGTTCCCGAATTTTTGGAGCCGAAGCCGGTGAAAGCAGCCGCCGCGGACGAGACGGATGAAATAAACGCGGCCGATTTGGCGCTGCTCGCCAAGCTTGTCCAGGTGGAAGCCGGGAACGAGCCTTATGAAGGAAAGCTGGCCGTGGCGAACGTCGTGTTGAACCGCGTCCACAGCTCGAGCTTCCCGAATACGGTGAAAGGCGTCATTTACGCGCCTCATCAGTTTCCCCCGGCGGGCAACGGACTGCTGGCGAAAGCAACGGCGTCCAAAGACAGCATCAAGGCGGCCAAGGCCGCACTGTCCGGAGAGAACAACGTGCCGGGAGCCGTCTATTTCTTTAACGCGAAGCTGGAACCGAACAAGTTGAAAATGGTGACGGTCGTGAAAAAGATCGGCAGTCACGTTTTCGCGAAATAA
- a CDS encoding LamG-like jellyroll fold domain-containing protein: MKSPVRRLFLVFSLLFASIAGVMTAYAVPSNVSGSPVIPGWYADPDLQVFNGKYYLYPTNSTSSYNTQYHAYSSDDMVNWKDEGVMFDFGSISWCNTQAWAPAVTEKNGTYYLYFSACDGKIGVATSSSPSGPFTDALGGPLLSDPRVSPCYADIDPAAFIDSDGQAYLYFGTENLCVRKLNPDMKSFADTGPTQLTFNQPGYKEGSYMIKRNNVYYLSWSTGGWGDCTYNVHYGRSNSPYGPFTDEGAILTTNGVQTPVGCGPGHHALFKAGSDDWFIAYHKHPVGFVQGEHRYVAIDKLNFNSNGTIQPVAMTGTGVEGRLTNDQPSLTGWWKFNESAGTVASDSSANARHAAISGPLSWSPSGKIDGGFNFQGATYASASSALNTSASFSVSAWVKLNNPNGYQTFVSQDGANVSGFYLQYSQAFGNKFAFSRLGSDSTSASVSRAYSTTTPAIGEWYHLIGVYDGAANQLRLYVNGQLEGTQAYAGGWSATGPTVIGAGLYSGRADYANAVIDQVRTFAYALSDGIVKREYLYSPNLNLYWNFDEVSGNALDVSGSAQLNFGDSGVLNGGAVRTAGKTGNGILFNGTGSYVSSSSTDVGKRYSLVDTATDYSVSAWVKPGSIGGWQTLVSADGGNVSGFFLQMGDAGSLGGNKFAFSVTDSDSTSSATTRAVSTTVTQANVWYHLVGVHDRTNGQLKLYVNGNLEATTPISAGWVAQGNVIVGAGKWGSRADYFNGTIDDVRIYGKALNAAEVSNLINPHYVDNGH; the protein is encoded by the coding sequence GTGAAGAGTCCGGTCAGAAGGCTATTCCTGGTCTTTTCGTTGCTGTTCGCTTCGATCGCGGGAGTCATGACCGCTTACGCCGTACCGTCCAACGTCTCGGGAAGTCCGGTGATACCGGGATGGTACGCGGATCCCGATCTTCAGGTTTTCAACGGCAAATATTATTTATACCCTACGAATTCAACCTCCTCGTACAACACGCAGTATCATGCCTATTCTTCCGACGACATGGTGAATTGGAAAGACGAAGGCGTGATGTTCGATTTCGGCTCGATCTCCTGGTGCAATACGCAAGCATGGGCGCCGGCCGTTACGGAGAAGAACGGCACGTACTACCTTTACTTCTCCGCGTGCGACGGGAAAATCGGGGTCGCGACTTCCTCCAGCCCCTCGGGACCGTTTACGGATGCCCTCGGGGGACCCTTGCTGAGCGACCCCCGCGTCTCGCCCTGCTATGCGGATATCGATCCCGCCGCCTTTATCGACTCGGACGGCCAGGCGTACCTCTATTTCGGAACGGAAAACCTATGCGTCCGCAAACTAAACCCCGATATGAAATCGTTCGCCGACACGGGCCCTACCCAATTGACGTTTAACCAGCCAGGATACAAAGAAGGCTCCTACATGATCAAGCGCAATAACGTCTATTACTTAAGTTGGTCGACAGGCGGCTGGGGGGATTGCACGTATAACGTCCACTACGGACGTTCGAATTCTCCTTATGGGCCTTTTACGGACGAAGGGGCGATTCTGACGACGAACGGAGTACAAACCCCCGTCGGATGCGGCCCTGGGCACCACGCTCTGTTCAAAGCGGGAAGCGACGATTGGTTCATCGCCTATCACAAGCATCCCGTAGGTTTTGTTCAGGGCGAGCATCGTTATGTCGCCATCGATAAACTGAATTTTAACTCGAACGGTACCATTCAGCCGGTGGCCATGACGGGAACGGGCGTGGAAGGAAGGTTAACGAACGACCAGCCGAGCTTGACCGGCTGGTGGAAGTTCAACGAGAGCGCGGGAACGGTCGCGTCCGATTCTTCGGCCAATGCCCGCCATGCAGCGATCAGCGGCCCCCTGTCATGGTCGCCATCCGGCAAAATCGACGGCGGCTTCAACTTTCAGGGCGCCACTTACGCTTCTGCGTCTTCCGCGCTAAACACAAGCGCCAGTTTTTCCGTATCCGCATGGGTGAAGCTGAACAACCCGAACGGCTACCAAACCTTCGTCAGTCAAGACGGAGCCAACGTCAGCGGCTTCTACTTGCAGTACAGCCAGGCATTCGGCAATAAATTCGCCTTTAGCCGGCTCGGCTCCGACTCCACGTCCGCTTCCGTGAGCAGGGCTTATTCGACGACGACGCCTGCCATCGGAGAGTGGTATCACCTCATCGGCGTTTACGACGGAGCGGCCAACCAGCTCAGGCTTTACGTCAACGGCCAATTGGAAGGGACGCAAGCCTACGCCGGCGGCTGGAGCGCGACGGGCCCGACGGTGATCGGAGCGGGTCTCTACAGTGGCCGCGCGGATTACGCGAACGCGGTTATCGATCAGGTTCGAACGTTTGCCTACGCCCTGTCGGACGGAATCGTGAAGAGAGAGTATTTGTATTCGCCCAATCTGAATCTCTACTGGAATTTCGACGAGGTTTCCGGCAATGCGCTTGACGTATCGGGGAGCGCGCAGCTGAACTTCGGCGACTCTGGCGTCTTGAACGGAGGGGCCGTGCGCACGGCGGGTAAAACGGGCAACGGCATCCTCTTTAACGGTACCGGCAGCTACGTCAGCAGCTCTTCGACGGACGTCGGCAAACGGTACAGCCTGGTCGATACCGCGACGGACTATTCGGTGTCCGCCTGGGTTAAACCGGGCAGCATCGGAGGCTGGCAGACGCTCGTAAGCGCCGATGGAGGCAACGTCAGCGGATTTTTCCTGCAGATGGGAGACGCGGGCAGCCTGGGCGGCAACAAATTCGCTTTCAGCGTCACGGATTCCGATTCGACTTCGTCCGCGACGACGCGCGCCGTTTCGACGACCGTCACCCAGGCCAACGTCTGGTACCATCTGGTCGGCGTGCACGACAGAACGAACGGACAACTCAAATTGTACGTAAACGGCAACTTGGAGGCGACGACCCCGATCTCCGCGGGCTGGGTCGCTCAGGGCAACGTGATCGTCGGAGCCGGCAAGTGGGGATCCCGGGCGGATTATTTCAACGGGACGATCGACGATGTCCGTATTTACGGCAAGGCATTAAACGCGGCGGAAGTGTCCAACTTGATCAACCCCCATTACGTGGATAATGGGCACTGA
- a CDS encoding immunoglobulin-like domain-containing protein — protein MKKLHLALVSALALSLAGSGSALAKPPAEKHQTNHSNKGQDKRQGKISVETVKNDDGNEVKSNGIKKTGLENALDHVKNPTARAAIQRAMERQKAKKEDQEKPQTDQQIAAADAAKLQIGFAAGDTLNSVTQSLNLPATGKYGSTIVWTSSNTAVISSDGKTVVRPTDADVKIVLTAVVTKNGVSVTKTFELTVKVKFTDAQIVAADKAALAIGFSGQDTVTSVTYALSLPATGAQGSHIAWVSSDPGIISNDGKTVNRPLNGQGDAVVTLTATLSSNGVTDTKAFTLIVKQQLTDAEKAAADKAALQFGFGGTDNASSVTLKLSLPSLGLNGSVILWYSSNPETVKSDGTVIRPAAGTGDKTATLTAVLVNNAAFDTKAFTVTVKQLP, from the coding sequence ATGAAGAAACTCCATCTGGCCCTCGTATCCGCATTAGCCCTGTCGCTTGCGGGATCGGGGAGCGCGCTGGCGAAGCCGCCGGCGGAGAAACATCAGACGAACCACTCGAATAAAGGACAGGACAAGCGGCAAGGTAAAATTTCGGTCGAAACGGTGAAAAACGATGACGGAAACGAGGTCAAGTCTAACGGCATCAAGAAGACCGGGCTGGAAAACGCGCTGGATCACGTGAAGAACCCGACGGCCAGAGCCGCGATCCAACGGGCGATGGAACGGCAGAAAGCGAAGAAAGAAGACCAAGAAAAGCCCCAAACCGACCAGCAAATCGCAGCGGCGGACGCGGCCAAGCTTCAGATCGGTTTTGCGGCCGGAGATACGCTGAACTCGGTGACGCAGTCGCTCAATCTGCCGGCAACCGGTAAATACGGTTCCACGATCGTCTGGACTTCGAGCAATACCGCGGTGATTTCCAGCGACGGGAAGACGGTCGTCCGTCCGACGGACGCAGACGTGAAAATCGTGCTGACGGCCGTCGTCACGAAGAATGGGGTCAGCGTGACCAAAACGTTCGAGCTGACCGTAAAGGTAAAATTCACCGACGCTCAGATCGTCGCCGCCGATAAAGCCGCTCTCGCGATCGGATTTTCCGGACAAGACACGGTGACCTCGGTCACTTATGCGCTGTCGCTGCCTGCGACGGGTGCCCAAGGCTCCCATATCGCGTGGGTTTCCAGCGATCCCGGCATTATCTCCAATGACGGCAAAACGGTAAATCGCCCGTTGAACGGCCAGGGAGACGCCGTCGTCACCCTTACCGCGACGTTGTCGAGCAACGGCGTGACCGACACCAAAGCATTTACGTTGATCGTCAAACAACAGCTGACGGACGCGGAGAAAGCGGCAGCCGACAAGGCTGCGCTTCAATTCGGCTTTGGCGGAACGGATAACGCCAGCAGCGTGACCCTGAAGCTGTCGTTGCCGTCGCTCGGCCTGAACGGTTCCGTGATCTTGTGGTACAGCAGCAATCCGGAAACGGTGAAAAGCGACGGAACGGTCATTCGTCCGGCGGCTGGAACCGGAGACAAAACGGCGACGCTGACGGCTGTTCTGGTCAACAATGCGGCTTTCGATACGAAAGCTTTTACGGTTACCGTGAAGCAGCTTCCTTAA
- a CDS encoding ArsR/SmtB family transcription factor — translation MDYTTFSALAEPNRLRIVELLLDGSLTVGEIAERTGLRQPQASKHLKVLLEAGLVEVQADANRRNYKLRLDPFQALDAWLETYRGVWDERIDALDRYLKKLKTKENDSPTP, via the coding sequence ATGGATTACACCACGTTCAGCGCGCTGGCCGAACCGAACCGTTTACGCATCGTGGAACTACTGCTGGACGGCTCCCTGACGGTAGGAGAAATCGCCGAACGGACGGGGCTCCGCCAGCCCCAAGCCTCGAAGCATCTGAAGGTACTCCTGGAAGCCGGTCTCGTCGAAGTGCAAGCGGACGCGAACCGGCGGAACTACAAGCTTCGGCTGGATCCGTTCCAAGCGTTGGATGCCTGGCTGGAAACGTACCGCGGAGTCTGGGACGAACGGATCGACGCTTTGGACCGGTACTTGAAGAAGTTGAAAACGAAGGAAAACGATTCGCCGACACCCTGA
- a CDS encoding YheC/YheD family protein: MAGTRYVTSKLKKNGILLQNKEIRSHIPPTRSFTVKRFQTMLRRYGMVYLKPVHGLKGIGIMRAEKTGRAYRLRQGVTAVRFRSFRELRHHVVRRIRRKSYLVQRGIWTLRSGGRPFDFRIMVQLNERKKWEVTGIVARVAPPNRIVTNRSQGGQCLPASRVLRSSMRKPQAARYQAFLFSLSRKIGKQFRKGYPRAWQLGVDVAVGRNRKAWILEVNTNPAVTPFVVLGNRRMYKRMLQLVRLHTKGTKQKMAKTVEDG; this comes from the coding sequence GTGGCCGGCACGCGTTACGTGACCAGCAAGTTGAAAAAGAACGGAATCCTGCTGCAAAACAAGGAGATCCGTTCTCATATCCCGCCGACCAGGAGCTTCACGGTGAAGAGGTTTCAAACGATGCTGCGGAGATACGGCATGGTTTATTTAAAGCCCGTACACGGCCTTAAAGGGATCGGAATCATGAGAGCCGAAAAAACGGGCCGGGCTTATCGGCTAAGACAAGGCGTGACGGCCGTCCGCTTCCGCAGCTTCAGGGAGTTGCGTCATCATGTTGTTCGCCGGATACGCCGGAAGTCCTATCTGGTCCAGCGGGGGATATGGACACTCCGATCCGGAGGGAGGCCCTTCGATTTTCGGATCATGGTGCAGTTGAACGAGCGGAAAAAATGGGAAGTGACCGGCATCGTGGCGAGGGTGGCTCCGCCGAACCGGATCGTCACGAACAGAAGCCAAGGAGGCCAATGCCTTCCGGCCTCGCGGGTACTGCGTTCCTCGATGAGGAAACCCCAAGCCGCGCGGTACCAAGCGTTCTTGTTTTCGTTAAGCCGCAAGATCGGCAAGCAGTTCCGGAAAGGGTACCCGAGAGCTTGGCAGCTGGGGGTAGACGTTGCCGTCGGCAGAAACCGTAAAGCTTGGATCCTCGAGGTCAATACGAATCCGGCCGTCACGCCATTCGTCGTGCTCGGGAACCGGCGCATGTACAAACGGATGCTCCAACTGGTCCGCCTGCATACGAAAGGCACGAAACAAAAAATGGCTAAAACCGTGGAAGACGGTTAA
- a CDS encoding GxGYxYP domain-containing protein, with amino-acid sequence MNARKSLYAALIGTVLLAAVNFTAVPVASAAGVSWPAGQVLPSFSTPAATLDVMDVTTEFAYQAEGPQVGHNTGHLDGDGWLAQTGIDTPNAHMVYGPYATNIPVGQNTAFYDISIDNFTANNAVMVTVDVRDNTTGAILATRDITRNEWDRTYAYQRFELPYNNAVAGHALEFRVYWRGGAYNKVGAVGTVPKTNLDDALLFTTLKGLVNKTTPRIDSYDDAVRGAEGKYGWLNVLGIGHADVSDNWSLLTKYRSEINGIVVYDDAVKDTINLATTIASLNGGIVASPAQVSRLTSAPYNLPILNDLRGQFTGKTQVYQYLYNNYWSQVTHKLLIGLNPDLRGFLRDYATAVGTAVVWLDPRVPAEDTILRQFLSGMPSGSGIYMGWWPDEGTGVSRVSEYGVSTVASDFASNLTVFGGTSRTVNVKPVPNKPPLENKIYVSLILSDGDNLQYLEHKFKSFWDAPGRGQVPLGWTVSPAMLDAMPGILNYLYNTATPNDALISGPSGIGYTYPNYWGNQAYLDSFVSLSNDYLKRAGLKVVTVWNQINGGINTNVGNSFANNAPSLLGLTAQNAGGSISLYNNLLPSQGLNATYCYSEASIISEIDKAISGWNGTSPRFVSIQTNPWQDATYQSFINVVNHYGGNSNIVFVRPDNYFQLMRESLNLPTDPSSIIATYEAENTSYATSPFNHTVGRSFDNGWTANVADDAPGFMLWGPYVTSFPAGQLSTTFRMKIDSIAGNNDNVVTLDVRDNTTGLTLAAVDVYRNQFKANNTYQDFSLTYNNAAGHALEFRAYYRDNAMINIDKVTTTTRLGKYEAEGSVLGHAVGRASGDGWQANASLDTAGHMVYGPYDPNVPVGNRKVTYRLKVDNNTLDNAVVATIDVWDATAGAVVAQSNITRQQFTSANQYQDFNLTFNQTTLNHRLEFRVFFQDNSVLTADSITIN; translated from the coding sequence ATGAATGCTCGTAAATCCCTATATGCCGCGTTAATAGGAACCGTTCTGCTGGCGGCCGTCAATTTCACGGCGGTGCCGGTCGCGTCCGCCGCAGGTGTCTCATGGCCTGCGGGGCAGGTTCTCCCTTCTTTCTCGACCCCCGCGGCTACGCTCGACGTCATGGACGTGACGACGGAATTCGCTTATCAGGCGGAAGGGCCCCAGGTGGGCCACAATACCGGTCACCTTGACGGGGACGGCTGGCTGGCCCAGACCGGAATCGACACGCCGAACGCCCATATGGTTTACGGACCATACGCAACCAACATACCCGTCGGCCAAAATACCGCTTTTTACGATATCAGCATCGACAACTTTACGGCCAACAACGCGGTGATGGTAACGGTTGACGTTCGGGACAATACGACCGGCGCCATCCTGGCGACCCGGGACATCACCCGCAACGAATGGGACCGGACATATGCCTATCAGAGATTCGAGCTGCCTTACAATAATGCCGTCGCCGGACATGCGCTCGAATTCCGGGTTTACTGGCGCGGGGGAGCTTACAACAAAGTAGGTGCCGTGGGAACGGTTCCGAAAACGAATCTGGACGACGCGCTCCTGTTCACGACTTTAAAAGGATTGGTCAACAAAACCACTCCCCGCATCGATAGCTACGATGACGCAGTAAGAGGGGCGGAAGGCAAATACGGCTGGCTGAACGTGCTTGGAATCGGCCATGCCGACGTGTCGGACAATTGGTCGCTGCTCACCAAGTACAGAAGCGAAATCAACGGAATCGTGGTTTACGATGACGCCGTGAAAGACACGATCAATTTGGCGACGACCATCGCGTCGTTGAACGGCGGGATCGTCGCTTCTCCCGCACAGGTGTCCAGGCTGACTTCCGCGCCCTACAATTTGCCGATCCTGAACGATTTGCGCGGACAATTCACCGGCAAAACGCAAGTGTATCAGTACTTATACAATAACTACTGGTCCCAGGTCACGCATAAGCTGTTGATCGGATTGAATCCGGATTTGAGAGGTTTCCTGCGGGATTACGCGACGGCCGTCGGAACCGCGGTCGTGTGGCTGGATCCGAGGGTCCCGGCCGAAGATACGATTTTGCGGCAGTTTCTTTCGGGCATGCCGTCGGGAAGCGGGATCTACATGGGGTGGTGGCCGGATGAAGGGACGGGCGTTTCGAGGGTGTCCGAATACGGCGTGTCCACCGTCGCCAGCGATTTCGCGTCCAACCTGACGGTTTTCGGGGGCACGTCGAGGACCGTCAACGTCAAGCCGGTCCCGAATAAACCGCCTCTGGAGAACAAAATCTACGTTTCATTGATTTTGAGCGACGGAGATAATCTCCAGTACCTGGAGCACAAATTCAAAAGTTTTTGGGATGCTCCGGGCAGAGGGCAAGTTCCGCTGGGATGGACGGTATCTCCGGCGATGCTCGACGCGATGCCGGGCATTCTGAATTACTTATACAACACGGCGACTCCGAACGACGCGCTCATCTCGGGACCGTCCGGCATCGGCTATACGTACCCGAATTATTGGGGCAACCAGGCGTATCTCGACAGCTTCGTCTCGCTCTCCAACGACTACTTAAAACGCGCGGGATTGAAAGTCGTGACGGTATGGAACCAAATCAACGGCGGCATCAATACCAACGTCGGGAACAGCTTCGCGAATAACGCGCCTTCCTTGCTGGGCCTAACCGCTCAGAACGCCGGAGGAAGCATCTCGTTGTACAATAACCTCCTTCCGAGCCAAGGGTTGAATGCGACGTATTGTTATTCCGAAGCCTCGATTATTTCCGAAATCGACAAAGCGATCTCCGGCTGGAACGGAACTTCGCCCCGGTTCGTTTCCATTCAGACCAATCCGTGGCAAGACGCGACTTACCAGAGTTTCATCAACGTGGTCAACCACTACGGCGGCAATTCCAACATCGTGTTCGTCCGACCGGATAATTACTTCCAATTGATGCGCGAAAGCTTGAACTTGCCCACGGATCCGTCTTCGATCATCGCGACGTACGAAGCCGAAAATACGAGCTACGCCACCTCGCCGTTTAACCATACGGTGGGACGGTCCTTCGACAATGGATGGACGGCGAACGTGGCGGACGACGCTCCCGGTTTCATGCTGTGGGGCCCTTATGTCACTTCGTTCCCGGCAGGGCAGCTTTCGACGACTTTCCGTATGAAGATCGACTCCATTGCGGGCAACAACGACAATGTCGTCACGCTGGACGTCAGGGATAATACGACCGGGCTAACGCTTGCCGCAGTCGACGTGTACCGAAACCAATTCAAAGCGAACAACACGTATCAGGACTTCAGTCTGACCTACAATAACGCCGCCGGCCACGCGCTTGAATTTAGGGCGTATTACCGGGATAACGCCATGATCAACATCGACAAAGTGACGACGACGACCCGTCTCGGCAAATACGAAGCGGAGGGTTCCGTCCTGGGCCATGCCGTCGGACGCGCGAGCGGGGACGGATGGCAGGCGAACGCTTCGCTCGACACGGCGGGGCATATGGTATACGGACCTTACGACCCCAATGTTCCGGTCGGCAATCGCAAGGTCACCTACAGGCTCAAAGTTGACAACAATACGCTGGATAACGCGGTCGTTGCGACGATCGACGTGTGGGATGCTACGGCGGGAGCCGTCGTCGCCCAGTCCAACATTACCCGTCAGCAGTTCACGTCGGCCAACCAGTATCAGGATTTCAATCTCACCTTTAACCAAACAACGCTCAATCATCGTCTGGAATTCAGGGTTTTCTTCCAAGACAATTCCGTCCTCACGGCGGATAGCATAACGATCAATTAA
- a CDS encoding cyclic-phosphate processing receiver domain-containing protein — translation MKNLFLDDKRVAPDGYVLVKSVRQCIEYLERNAVARLSLDYNLGKNKPKGYRVALYMVRRKKFPPHITIHSNSPRGRMKMYRLLARHKPKGVSLEIRPLPTPLK, via the coding sequence GTGAAAAACTTATTTTTGGACGACAAACGTGTCGCGCCGGACGGTTACGTTCTCGTGAAATCGGTCAGGCAATGCATCGAGTATTTGGAAAGAAACGCGGTTGCTCGTCTGTCTCTGGATTATAACCTTGGAAAAAACAAACCGAAAGGCTACCGGGTCGCGCTCTATATGGTACGGCGTAAGAAGTTCCCCCCGCACATCACCATCCACAGCAACAGCCCGCGCGGAAGGATGAAGATGTACCGTTTATTGGCTCGCCACAAACCGAAAGGAGTCTCACTCGAGATTCGGCCGCTGCCGACGCCTTTGAAATAA
- a CDS encoding SRPBCC domain-containing protein, producing the protein MTDKMLMKAEGRELILERVFDAPRRLVFEAFTKAEHLKHWWGPRGWELTVCNVDFRPGGVWHYCMKCMDEKQGSFYGMESWGKAVYEEITEGESFVYVDCFSDAEGNVNTSLPSTRIKLIFEELDGKTKVVNHAFYDSEEALKTVLEMGMEQGIRETWDRLAEHLQSAN; encoded by the coding sequence ATGACGGACAAAATGCTCATGAAAGCCGAAGGACGGGAACTGATTCTGGAACGCGTGTTTGACGCGCCGCGCAGGCTGGTGTTCGAAGCGTTCACGAAAGCCGAGCATCTTAAGCATTGGTGGGGCCCGCGCGGCTGGGAATTGACGGTATGCAACGTGGATTTCCGTCCGGGCGGCGTGTGGCATTATTGCATGAAGTGCATGGATGAGAAGCAAGGCAGCTTCTACGGCATGGAGTCCTGGGGTAAAGCGGTTTACGAGGAGATCACGGAAGGAGAGAGCTTCGTCTACGTCGACTGCTTCTCCGATGCCGAAGGAAACGTGAACACGTCGCTTCCTTCAACGCGCATCAAGTTGATCTTTGAAGAGCTGGACGGCAAAACGAAGGTCGTCAACCATGCGTTCTACGATTCCGAGGAAGCTCTCAAAACCGTGCTGGAAATGGGTATGGAGCAAGGCATCCGGGAGACTTGGGACCGCTTGGCCGAACACCTCCAAAGCGCGAATTAA